The Nostoc sp. 'Lobaria pulmonaria (5183) cyanobiont' DNA window TTGTCGCAATCGCCGCACCATCAGTTGCAACATTCGGTGATGTAACTGTGGGTCTTTAAACAATATTTGAATAAACCGCTCTCTGGAGATACTAAGCAATTTCACCGGTGAAAGGGCAATGACATCAGTTGAGCGTGGAGATTCATCCAAAATTGCCATTTCTCCAAAAAAATCGCCACGCCCAAAAATTGCCAGAGCTACTGAATCTTCCCCGACGGTACGCCGGACTTTGACCCAACCAGAAACCACGAAGTAAACGGCGTTACCCCAGGCATCTTCCATCACAACGGCTCGCCCAGATGGGTATTCATGTTCAATTGCAACGTTGAGTAGCCATTCCAATGTCTGTGGATTGGC harbors:
- a CDS encoding Crp/Fnr family transcriptional regulator, with translation MLTEVFSELFPLMSTANPQTLEWLLNVAIEHEYPSGRAVVMEDAWGNAVYFVVSGWVKVRRTVGEDSVALAIFGRGDFFGEMAILDESPRSTDVIALSPVKLLSISRERFIQILFKDPQLHHRMLQLMVRRLRQINLRLQMRSSPPAVKLAHTLVTLGESYGQESDLGREIFNIPFKDLAEVTEIGVEETTKIMEKLHEKGWIKIDSANNITYLVNFKQLMNLAGKV